A single region of the Aeromonas hydrophila subsp. hydrophila ATCC 7966 genome encodes:
- a CDS encoding YjiH family protein, producing MLEKTLQAPALNTRRNVLMFLVPSLIGILLFMTPVIYDGNVTIPVAVLAKLVQTVFADYLVVMVSAIITTTMLMTLVAWLFKPAILVRRPFLNSLFNVSPFWACVRVLGGIFVLLTFFEAGPAALRSDATGGLVLHDLLPVLFSVFIFAGLLLPLLLDFGLLEFVGTMMTRIMRPVFRLPGRSAVDCFASWLGDGSVGILLTSKQYEGKFYTQREAAVIGTTFSAVSITFCLVVISQVRLEHMFVPFYLTVCLAGVVAAIVVPRLPPLCWKKDVYSDGTPLCRKQESVPHQHSVLSYGYERALTKAEGMTDMGAVAREGVKNALDMIFGVLPVVMAIGTCALMLAEHTSIFNWLGAPFVPLLELLQLPEAEAASKTIMVGFADMFIPAVLASTIESDITRFVIAAMSVTQLIYMSEVGALLLGSKIPVKLWELFVIFLLRTLITLPVIAGVAHLLF from the coding sequence ATGCTGGAAAAGACTCTGCAAGCACCTGCGCTCAATACCCGCCGCAACGTGCTGATGTTCCTGGTCCCGTCACTCATCGGGATCCTGCTGTTCATGACCCCCGTCATCTATGACGGAAACGTCACCATCCCCGTGGCCGTGCTGGCGAAGCTGGTCCAGACGGTGTTTGCCGATTATCTGGTGGTCATGGTCAGCGCCATCATCACCACCACCATGCTGATGACGCTGGTAGCCTGGCTGTTCAAGCCGGCGATCCTGGTCAGACGCCCCTTCCTCAACAGCCTGTTCAACGTCTCCCCCTTCTGGGCCTGCGTGCGGGTGCTGGGCGGTATCTTCGTGCTGCTGACCTTCTTCGAGGCGGGCCCGGCGGCCCTGCGCTCCGATGCGACCGGCGGCCTGGTGCTGCATGATCTGCTGCCGGTGCTGTTCTCCGTCTTCATCTTCGCCGGCCTGCTGCTGCCCTTGCTGCTCGATTTCGGTCTGCTGGAGTTTGTCGGCACCATGATGACCCGCATCATGCGCCCGGTGTTCCGTCTGCCCGGTCGATCCGCGGTGGACTGTTTCGCCTCCTGGCTGGGGGATGGCAGTGTCGGCATCCTGCTGACCAGCAAACAGTACGAAGGCAAGTTCTACACCCAGCGGGAAGCGGCCGTCATCGGCACCACCTTCTCCGCCGTCTCCATCACCTTCTGCCTGGTGGTGATCTCCCAGGTTCGGCTGGAGCACATGTTCGTGCCCTTTTACCTGACCGTCTGTCTGGCCGGGGTGGTGGCCGCCATCGTGGTGCCGCGCCTGCCGCCGCTCTGCTGGAAGAAGGATGTCTACAGCGACGGAACTCCCCTGTGTCGCAAGCAGGAGTCGGTGCCGCACCAGCACAGCGTGCTGAGCTACGGCTATGAGCGGGCCCTGACCAAGGCCGAGGGCATGACCGACATGGGGGCTGTGGCACGGGAAGGGGTGAAGAACGCGCTGGACATGATCTTCGGCGTGCTGCCGGTGGTGATGGCCATCGGCACCTGCGCCCTGATGCTGGCAGAGCACACCTCCATCTTCAACTGGCTGGGAGCCCCCTTCGTGCCCTTGCTGGAACTGCTGCAACTGCCGGAGGCAGAAGCGGCCTCCAAGACCATCATGGTGGGCTTTGCCGACATGTTCATCCCGGCGGTGCTGGCTTCCACCATCGAGAGCGACATCACCCGCTTCGTGATCGCCGCCATGTCGGTCACCCAGCTCATCTACATGTCGGAAGTGGGCGCCCTGCTGCTGGGCAGCAAGATCCCGGTCAAGTTGTGGGAGCTGTTCGTGATCTTCCTGCTGCGTACCCTGATCACCCTGCCGGTCATCGCCGGGGTGGCCCACCTGCTGTTCTGA